In the genome of Chelmon rostratus isolate fCheRos1 chromosome 24, fCheRos1.pri, whole genome shotgun sequence, one region contains:
- the LOC121627346 gene encoding ATP synthase subunit beta, mitochondrial, with the protein MLGAVGRCCTGALQALKPGVQPLKALVGSPAVLSRRDYVAPAAAAATATGRIVAVIGAVVDVQFDEGLPPILNALEVAGRESRLVLEVAQHLGENTVRTIAMDGTEGLVRGQKVLDTGAPIRIPVGPETLGRIMNVIGEPIDERGPISTKQTAPIHAEAPEFTDMSVEQEILVTGIKVVDLLAPYAKGGKIGLFGGAGVGKTVLIMELINNVAKAHGGYSVFAGVGERTREGNDLYHEMIESGVINLKDTTSKVALVYGQMNEPPGARARVALTGLTVAEYFRDQEGQDVLLFIDNIFRFTQAGSEVSALLGRIPSAVGYQPTLATDMGTMQERITTTKKGSITSVQAIYVPADDLTDPAPATTFAHLDATTVLSRAIAELGIYPAVDPLDSTSRIMDPNIVGAEHYDVARGVQKILQDYKSLQDIIAILGMDELSEEDKLTVARARKIQRFLSQPFQVAEVFTGHLGKLVPLKETIKGFKSILGGEYDPLPEQAFYMVGPIEEVVQKAEKLAEEHS; encoded by the exons ATGTTGGGAGCTGTGGGACGCTGCTGCACCGGGGCTCTGCAGGCTCTTAAGCCTGGGGTCCAGCCCCTGAAGGCTCTCGTTGGATCCCCAGCCGTCCTTTCAC GCAGAGACTATGTCGCacctgccgccgccgctgccacCGCCACCGGCCGGATTGTTGCTGTCATCGGTGCCGTCGTCGACGTCCAGTTCGATGAGGGCCTCCCTCCTATCCTCAACGCCCTGGAGGTTGCTGGCCGCGAGTCCAGGCTAGTCCTGGAGGTGGCACAGCATCTTG GGGAGAACACAGTGCGTACCATTGCTATGGATGGTACTGAAGGTCTGGTCCGTGGACAGAAAGTTCTGGACACTGGTGCCCCCATCAGAATCCCAGTAGGTCCTGAGACCCTGGGCAGGATTATGAATGTCATCGGTGAGCCCATCGACGAGAGGGGTCCCATCTCCACCAAGCA GACTGCACCCATCCATGCTGAGGCCCCTGAATTCACTGACATGAGTGTGGAGCAAGAGATTCTGGTGACTGGCATTAAGGTGGTGGACCTGCTGGCCCCCTACGCCAAGGGAGGAAAGATTG GTCTGTTCGGTGGTGCTGGTGTAGGTAAGACTGTATTGATCATGGAGCTGATCAACAATGTGGCCAAGGCCCATGGTGGTTACTCTGTGTTTGCCGGTGTGGGAGAGCGTACCCGTGAGGGTAACGACTTGTACCATGAAATGATTGAGTCCGGTGTCATCAACCTGAAGGACACCACCTCCAag GTGGCGCTGGTGTACGGACAGATGAACGAGCCCCCTGGTGCCCGTGCCAGAGTGGCTCTGACTGGATTGACTGTAGCAGAGTACTTCCGTGACCAGGAGGGTCAGGATGTGCTGCTCTTCATTGACAACATCTTCCGCTTCACACAGGCCGGCTCTGAG GTGTCTGCCCTGCTGGGTCGTATCCCCTCTGCTGTGGGTTACCAGCCCACCCTGGCCACTGACATGGGTACCATGCAGGAGAGAATCACCACCACAAAGAAGGGTTCAATCACATCTGTGCAG GCCATCTATGTGCCCGCTGACGATTTGACTGACCCTGCTCCCGCCACCACCTTCGCTCACTTGGATGCTACCACTGTGCTGTCCCGTGCCATCGCTGAGCTTGGTATCTACCCCGCTGTCGACCCTCTGGACTCAACCTCCCGTATCATGGACCCCAACATTGTCGGAGCTGAGCACTACGATGTTGCCCGTGGTGTGCAGAAAATCCTTCAG GACTACAAATCTCTGCAGGATATCATTGCCATCCTGGGTATGGATGAGTTGTCTGAGGAAGACAAATTGACTGTGGCCCGCGCCCGCAAGATCCAGCGTTTCCTTTCCCAGCCCTTCCAGGTGGCCGAGGTCTTCACTGGCCATTTGGGCAAGCTGGTGCCCCTCAAGGAAACCATCAAGGGCTTTAAGAGCATCCTTGGTG GTGAGTACGATCCTCTGCCCGAGCAGGCCTTCTACATGGTCGGCCCCATCGAGGAAGTCGTTCAGAAGGCAGAGAAGCTGGCTGAGGAGCACTCATAA
- the LOC121627347 gene encoding retinol dehydrogenase 7-like, which translates to MYLFLLGLVVFYYLYRWVKELPRVPDKGSKYVYITGCDSGFGNLLARHLDKQGFRVIASCFTEKGEEDLKKSCSSNLITTHLDVRSKDSVDKVAAMIKDKVGERGLWAVVNNAGVSTPSASCDWLTIDDYKSMLDVNLNGVISVTLSVLPLIKKARGRVVNVASVFGRISVTGGPYPISKYGVEAFNDSLRLNMAPFGVKVLCIEPGFFKTNVTDATIISNNVKMLWDRLPQEIKDDYGSEYLQKTVEILKDKVGKISDGDLMKVVRCMEHAVSAVRPRTRYSPGWDAKFFWLPLSYMPTCVTDYIMTKEAIPIAKQKQ; encoded by the exons ATGTACCTGTTCCTCCTGGGCCTGGTTGTTTTCTACTACCTGTACCGCTGGGTCAAAGAGCTGCCCAGGGTCCCCGACAAGGGCAGCAAGTATGTGTACATCACAGGCTGCGACTCTGGCTTCGGCAACCTCTTGGCCCGCCATCTGGACAAGCAGGGCTTCAGAGTGATCGCCTCGTGTTTCACcgagaaaggagaagaggatCTGAAGAAGTCCTGCTCCAGCAACCTGATCACAACACACCTGGATGTTCGGTCCAAGGACAGCGTTGACAAAGTTGCAGCGATGATCAAGGACAAGGTGGGGGAACGCG GCTTATGGGCTGTTGTAAACAACGCAGGTGTGTCCACGCCGTCTGCCTCGTGTGATTGGCTGACCATCGATGATTACAAGTCCATGCTGGACGTGAACCTGAACGGGGTGATCTCGGTGACCCTTAGCGTCCTGCCGCTAATCAAGAAGGCCAGGGGAAGGGTGGTCAATGTAGCCAGTGTGTTTGGGAGGATCAGTGTCACAGGAGGCCCGTACCCTATCTCTAAGTACGGTGTGGAGGCTTTCAATGACAGTCTCAG GTTAAACATGGCGCCTTTTGGTGTAAAAGTCCTCTGCATTGAGCCGGGCTTcttcaaaacaaatgtgactGACGCTACTATCATCAGCAACAATGTGAAGATGCTGTGGGACAGACTGCCCCAGGAGATCAAAGATGACTATGGCTCTGAATATCTACAAAAAA CGGTGGAGATACTGAAAGACAAAGTTGGCAAGATCAGTGATGGAGATCTGATGAAGGTGGTCAGGTGCATGGAGCACGCCGTGTCCGCTGTCCGGCCCCGCACCCGCTACTCCCCCGGCTGGGACGCCAAGTTTTTCTGGCTGCCGCTGTCATACATGCCAACCTGTGTCACTGACTACATCATGACTAAAGAAGCCATTCCTATTGCCAAGCAGAAGCAATAa